A region from the Vicia villosa cultivar HV-30 ecotype Madison, WI linkage group LG3, Vvil1.0, whole genome shotgun sequence genome encodes:
- the LOC131654960 gene encoding stress protein DDR48-like, which translates to MMRPALALLPLLLLLIVGIVESRIDLGEYRKVVVKKQNMVEEIQELLDANTKHNFKTLKQSFDGKEKKKALKDFEPRPNLSSYGENDIDDKENKGSIEDFEPKPNVSSYGENDIDAKEKKGAIENFEPRPNLSSYGENDIDDKENKGPIEDFEPRPNLSSYGENKIDAKEKKGAIEDFEPRPNLSSYGENNIDDKENKGPIEDFEPRPNLSSYGENDIDDKEKKGVIEDFEPRPNVSSYGENDIDDKENKGPIEDFEPRPNLSSYGENDIDAKEKKRDAIEDFEPRPNLSSYAENEIHAKKRKGAIEDFEPKPVVSAYGDNNIDAEEKNKAFKDFEPRPNVSAYENNDIDVEYTKDFEPRPSLTKDDA; encoded by the coding sequence ATCGTAGGTATTGTTGAATCAAGAATAGATTTAGGAGAATATCGGAAGGTAGTAGTGAAAAAACAAAACATGGTGGAAGAAATTCAAGAACTCCTTGACGCAAACACTAAACATAATTTTAAGACTCTGAAACAATCTTTTGATGGTAAGGAAAAGAAGAAAGCTCTCAAAGATTTTGAACCAAGACCTAACCTTTCATCTTATGGAGAAAATGACATTGATGATAAGGAAAATAAAGGATCCATTGAAGATTTCGAGCCAAAACCTAATGTTTCATCTTATGGAGAAAATGACATTGATGCTAAGGAAAAGAAAGGAGCCATTGAGAATTTTGAACCTAGACCTAACCTTTCATCTTATGGAGAAAATGACATTGATGATAAGGAAAATAAGGGACCCATTGAAGATTTTGAACCAAGACCTAACCTTTCATCTTATGGAGAAAATAAAATTGATGCTAAGGAAAAGAAAGGAGCCATTGAAGATTTTGAACCAAGACCTAACCTTTCATCGTATGGAGAAAATAACATTGATGATAAGGAAAATAAGGGACCCATTGAAGATTTCGAACCAAGACCTAACCTTTCATCTTATGGAGAAAATGACATTGATGATAAGGAAAAGAAAGGAGTCATTGAAGATTTTGAACCAAGACCTAACGTTTCATCTTACGGAGAAAATGACATTGATGATAAGGAAAATAAGGGACCCATTGAAGATTTTGAACCAAGACCTAACCTTTCATCTTATGGGGAAAATGACATTGATGCTAAGGAAAAGAAGAGAGACGCCATTGAAGATTTTGAACCAAGACCTAACCTTTCATCTTATGCGGAAAATGAAATTCATGCTAAGAAAAGGAAGGGAGCCATTGAAGATTTCGAACCAAAACCGGTTGTATCAGCTTATGGAGACAATAACATTGATGCTGAGGAAAAGAATAAAGCATTCAAAGATTTTGAACCAAGGCCAAATGTTTCTGCTTATGAGAACAATGACATTGATGTTGAATACACTAAGGATTTTGAGCCAAGACCAAGTTTGACTAAAGATGAtgcataa